From a single Macrobrachium rosenbergii isolate ZJJX-2024 chromosome 7, ASM4041242v1, whole genome shotgun sequence genomic region:
- the LOC136840087 gene encoding probable GH family 25 lysozyme 3 — MKVQTLLLLTSTIATVLAAPQFDFNNNQPTPYSFAYGVSDPNTGDEKEHKETVSPSGVTEGEFRWLQPNGLFRITRYTADDALGFRAIVSEEPGERVGNYYTNSLLGGSVEVPSVFPSRGNQQSFSGFQSGNQQSFSSFDSGNRIVTSSQSFQNQAPSRGPTFQTSTISTTQDLGFTSLPVQSFTIPQNPQPQTFTTFTTSQPSQSNGNIIDGGIIDGGFVSGGVIDGGIVGTTSTTFDSGFNQFDSNANSFNGGSSLNNFGSTSSNFGLNSNRLGTSRFSGGSITQGIPVILANGPNQFRG, encoded by the exons ATGAAG gTCCAaacgttgttgttgttgactaGCACCATTGCCACGGTATTGGCTGCGCCTCAGTTCGACTTCAACAACAATCAG CCAACGCCCTACAGCTTCGCCTACGGCGTGAGTGACCCCAACACAGGCGACGAGAAGGAACACAAGGAGACAGTTTCACCGTCAGGAGTGACAGAGGGCGAATTCAGGTGGCTCCAGCCCAATGGACTCTTCAG AATAACTCGATACACTGCTGACGATGCCTTAGGATTCCGTGCAATTGTCAGTGAGGAACCTGGTGAGAGAGTAGGAAACTACTACACAAACTCCTTGCTGGGTGGCTCAGTCGAAGTGCCTTCCGTTTTCCCAAGCCGAGGAAATCAGCAATCTTTCAGTGGCTTCCAGTCTGGGAATCAACAATCCTTCAGCAGCTTCGACTCAGGAAACCGAATCGTGACGAGTTCTCAGAGCTTCCAGAATCAGGCACCAAGCAGAGGCCCAACCTTCCAGACCTCAACAATTAGCACAACTCAGGACCTAGGCTTCACCAGCCTCCCAGTCCAGAGCTTTACCATCCCACAGAACCCTCAGCCTCAGACATTCACAACCTTCACAACTTCACAACCCTCTCAGAGTAATGGAAACATCATTGACGGTGGAATCATCGATGGTGGCTTCGTCAGTGGTGGAGTCATTGATGGTGGAATTGTTGGCACCACTTCCACCACTTTTGACTCCGGTTTCAACCAGTTCGATTCCAACGCCAATTCTTTCAACGGTGGATCAAGCCTGAATAATTTCGGTTCTACTTCCAGTAACTTTGGTCTGAATTCGAACAGACTCGGTACCTCAAGGTTCTCCGGTGGAAGCATCACCCAAGGTATCCCAGTGATTCTGGCCAATGGCCCTAATCAGTTCAGAGGGTAA